Genomic window (Chryseobacterium bernardetii):
TAAGGGATTCGAACCCTTGCGACACTTTCGCGTCGACAGTTTAGCAAACTGCTCCGTTAACCACTCCGGCAACCCTCCTTTTTGTTTATTTTTTAATGATCGTTGTTCCGTTATTGCGAGTGCAAATATAGAACAGATTTCTTTATTTACCAAATAAAATTCAAGAAATTTTTGTGTATTTTTGAGGTAATAATTTGATAAAAAACCAAACGGATGCGTAAGACATTATATATCATCGGATTAAGTATTTTAGTTTTTTCATGTACTTCTCAGAAAAATGTAAAAAAAAATAAGTACCAGCCGAAAACCCCCGTGGCACAGCCAAAACCAGTGGTAAAAACTCAGGCTCCGGAAGTTTCAAAACCAAAAGTGGTAAGCGATCATGGAGTAGACTTTTTTACTACTAATATAGCAGACCCAACAAAAAATGATAATACGGCAAGTTATGGTTCTATTGTATCTGCAAAACCTGCAGGATATAAAGTGGTGAAAACATATTTTCCTGCTCTGGCACAGAACTTCAGACAGCGTTATTTGATTATGCATTATACAGTGCTTCCTGATGACAAGTCTATTACCGTTCTTACCCAACCGGGAGTAAGTGCTCATTATTTGGTAAACAATACAGGAGATAATGAAATCTATCAGTTGGTAGATGAAAATAAAAGAGCATACCATGCCGGGATAAGCTCATGGAAGGCAGATAAGAATCTTAATGATACCTCTATAGGTATTGAAATTGTAAACCCCGGTTTTACTACTGATGCTTCAGGTAAAAGAGTTTTCGCTCCCTTCAGTGACGCTCAGATAAGAAAAGTAGCTGCGTTGGCAAAAGATATTGTTACAAGATACCAGATTCCGGCAACTAACGTAATTGGACATGCGGATATTGCTCCTACAAGAAAACAGGACCCTGGCCCAATGTTCCCATGGAAAAGATTATATGATGAATACCAGATAGGGATGTGGTATGATGAGGCAATGAAGGCAAATTATCAGAGTCTTGCAGAGGAAGAGTTTGCTTTAAAATATAATGATTCTTCGTTTATCTTTTCTATTCAGGCTGCTTTGCAGAAATTCGGCTATGGAATAGATCCTAGTGGGACATGGGATGATGCTACTAAGAAAACAATTGAAGCCTTTCAGTATCATTTCCGTCCTCAGAATTATGACGGAATTATGGATGCTGAAACATGGGCAATATTACAAGCTTTGAATGTAAAATATTCAGGAAAATAATTCAAATTAAAACGCATCGGATCGATGCGTTTTTGTTATCTTTAAACGATCAAAAACAGTAAAATATCTGTAATGGAAAATTTCAGAAAAGAAAGTGATCTATTAGGTGAACTGAATGTACCTTTAGATGCTTATTATGGAGTGCAGACACAAAGAGCAATCAACAATTTCAAAATTTCGGGACAGCTTTTGTCTTCTTATCCGGATTTTATCAAAGGGCTCGCCTTTGTAAAAAAAGCAGCTGCAAAAACCAATTATGAATTAGGTCTTCTTGATGAAAATCTATATTTCAGAATAGTAGAAGCATGTGATGAGATTGTAGCAGGAAAGTATCACGACCAGTTTCCGGTAGATATGATCCAGGGTGGTGCAGGAACTTCAATCAAT
Coding sequences:
- a CDS encoding N-acetylmuramoyl-L-alanine amidase — encoded protein: MRKTLYIIGLSILVFSCTSQKNVKKNKYQPKTPVAQPKPVVKTQAPEVSKPKVVSDHGVDFFTTNIADPTKNDNTASYGSIVSAKPAGYKVVKTYFPALAQNFRQRYLIMHYTVLPDDKSITVLTQPGVSAHYLVNNTGDNEIYQLVDENKRAYHAGISSWKADKNLNDTSIGIEIVNPGFTTDASGKRVFAPFSDAQIRKVAALAKDIVTRYQIPATNVIGHADIAPTRKQDPGPMFPWKRLYDEYQIGMWYDEAMKANYQSLAEEEFALKYNDSSFIFSIQAALQKFGYGIDPSGTWDDATKKTIEAFQYHFRPQNYDGIMDAETWAILQALNVKYSGK